A window from Oncorhynchus masou masou isolate Uvic2021 unplaced genomic scaffold, UVic_Omas_1.1 unplaced_scaffold_871, whole genome shotgun sequence encodes these proteins:
- the LOC135537914 gene encoding zinc finger protein 214-like, whose product MKTSVTTMAQTQYCEKTFTTAGKMKAHALCHLTEQPHPCPQCDNFFRTVYDLSHQLVTRPFLCEKCPKAFRTARILHNHKVHHMENSDHAFEDCNKTPHHLKLHSEDTPYVCPDRGEGFLWPTASPSTAVPVTEPKSGKIHVPAGVHQGETP is encoded by the exons ATGAAGACGTCAGTTACAACGATGGCACAGACACAG TACTGTGAGAAGACATTTACGACCGCCGGTAAAATGAAGGCGCACGCCCTGTGCCACCTGACTGAGCAACCTCACCCGTGTCCCCAGTGTGACAATTTCTTCAGAACAGTGTATGATCTGAGTCATCAGCTGGTGACAAGGCCCTTCCTGTGTGAGAAGTGTCCCAAGGCCTTCAGGACTGCCAGGATTCTGCATAACCACAAG GTCCACCACATGGAGAACAGTGACCACGCCTTTGAGGACTGCAACAAGACACCCCATCACCTGAAGCTCCACTCAGAGGATACGCCCTACGTCTGTCCCGACCGCGGCGAGGGATTCCTCTGGCCGACCGCCTCTCCCTCCACTGCCGTACCCGTTACAGAGCCCAAGTCCGGGAAGATCCATGTGCCTGCGGGCGTTCACCAGGGAGAGACACCTTAA